The Henningerozyma blattae CBS 6284 chromosome 6, complete genome genomic interval GAAAACGCGcgaaaaataattttaactTATATATTAGAAGAGAAAATTAAAGAGATGAGCTAATCGTAAACgtacataaaaaaaaacttttacTCTCAAGACTTATTTAGTTTTGATCGCACATATtctataaagaaaataacaaaTCATAAACttacaataataatggcTTTGAATATTACGGTTGAATTTCTAGGGGGTCTAGACGTCACCTTTAATAAACAACGTGTCTGGCAATTGTCTGTTCCCATTCCACAAGACAAAGGCCAAGTCACTATGGAGGACCTTATAAACTACATTGTGAATACCATGATTGCAGACAAGAATAGTGTGGGCGACTTTGTCGAAGATGGTACTGTCAGACCAGGAATCCTGACTTTGATTAACGATACTGATTGGGAACTGGAGGGTGAAGGCGCATACGTCCTAGAGAAGGGCGACGTAATCTCTTTCACCTCCACCCTGCATGGTGGTTGAATATATGGCCGTCATATATCTCTATATACATGTTCTGTACCAACTCTGTactttaattcaaaaaaatgcaTGACATTTACGTCACGTGCATATCATTAGTCACGTGTCATGGTGTACGGATATGCCGGGTAATCTAGCTAAAAGAGGAAATTTTCaggaaattgaaatttcaattcctagaaaatttgatttcctttttcaatctgaattttcaatttcatttcaaatattatgaCAATTTTTCAATCGAAATTTCATcttattaatgatttcgttttgtttgtttactattctattatttttatcaataattttttattttttttttatttcgtTCAATTAGTGTCTGTGTGTATATTGATAGctttattgttattattgttgtttcttattaattgtttttccgtcttttgttgttgttgttttttttctagcGAAGGGTTtcttgatatatttttctattcCTTTCTTAGTTTGATTTCGATTATTTACTAGATAGcatttcaattaattaattggaTTCCTCTTATCTTCTCattaattgttttgtttCTCTTATTAACACTTTTTCTTAGAGCATAGGCATCGAGCATTTCATAATTGACAACATATTTGATAATCTACAATTGACCATTTATTAAGTCAGATATAAAgctttcaattaataaacaCTTTCAACTCATTATAAGTTATACCCTCTCGTTAATAACACCAACATTACATCACTACGCAtacatataataatataaaaatgtcAGGCTTGGTAGAAATCAAACCAgaaattttacaattttcaTCCCCATTGACTGTTCAATCCACTGAATATGCTCAAATCACTAATAATTCTACCGAAACTATTGCATTCAAAGTTAAAACTACTGCTCCAAAATTCTATTGTGTTAGACCAAACGCTGCTTTAGTTAAGCCTGGTGAAACAATCGAAATCCAAATCATTCTATTAGGTTTGGCTGAAGAACCAACAGATGTTAATTTCAAATGTAAAGATAAATTCTTAGTCATCACCTTACCTGCTCCTTACGAGCTACCTGCAGATAAATCAGTCGCAGATATTTGGTCTGATTTAGAAACAGAATTCAAAGCTAAGTCAGTCTCCAAAAAGATTAAAGTCAAATTCGCAATAAACCCAAATATTCAACCTCCTGTAGCTCCTCAAGCTGCAAATGCTCCGGCTGTTATTTCTCCAGTTGCCGCTGCTGCTCCAGTTGCTGCTGCCGCTGCTCAAAATGCCGCTGCTCCAATTGCTGCCGCTCTTCCTGCTGCTGCCGCTGCCGCTGCTGCTCCAATTGCTGCCACTATTCCAGCACAAGTTGCCCCAGTAGTTGCTCCAATTGTATCTGCTGAAGTTCCATTACAACAAAATTATGAACAAATACCACAACCAGAAGTacaaaacaattatttaaatga includes:
- the URM1 gene encoding ubiquitin-related modifier URM1 (similar to Saccharomyces cerevisiae URM1 (YIL008W); ancestral locus Anc_7.129), with translation MALNITVEFLGGLDVTFNKQRVWQLSVPIPQDKGQVTMEDLINYIVNTMIADKNSVGDFVEDGTVRPGILTLINDTDWELEGEGAYVLEKGDVISFTSTLHGG
- the TBLA0F01430 gene encoding uncharacterized protein (similar to Saccharomyces cerevisiae SCS22 (YBL091C-A) and SCS2 (YER120W); ancestral locus Anc_7.423); amino-acid sequence: MSGLVEIKPEILQFSSPLTVQSTEYAQITNNSTETIAFKVKTTAPKFYCVRPNAALVKPGETIEIQIILLGLAEEPTDVNFKCKDKFLVITLPAPYELPADKSVADIWSDLETEFKAKSVSKKIKVKFAINPNIQPPVAPQAANAPAVISPVAAAAPVAAAAAQNAAAPIAAALPAAAAAAAAPIAATIPAQVAPVVAPIVSAEVPLQQNYEQIPQPEVQNNYLNETINAIPATNTTAYEQRDLSTQEPQYEQQYEQQYEQQQQPQQQSYEQQYEQQQEPQQESQQEEKVVVDNDDDETELPNNSYSEDEPVANSTTTGASNYGTPITQTENESGINTSLLAVVALIAILLGWLYY